ATGCTTTAGCTGTTGGGGGCACAGAACATTATCTACCTGCGGGTGACTATCGTTTCTTCATATGCGACAATCTGCAAGATGTTAACGGGATTTACCTTGATGGCGACGTTGACTATATGTCTGGCGGTGAATTTGTACGTGAATTTAATAACATTCAGCTACCGCTGCCGTCAGTTCCCAATTTAGAAGTACACTATGATGATCCCTATACAAATAAGGATATTGAACCGGGCGAGTCAACCGAAATTGATGATAATGTGAAATATTTTCGGTTGGTATTCAATGTACCGATGGATGGATATCAGATTACAGATCCTGCCCATATACAGTTCATCCAAGGCGGCAGCAATGGTTATGTGGAAACAGAAAGTTGTGATGCACTAAATGGTGATGATGAGCTATTAACTGTGGATAGTCTGGAAACGGGCGAAACCATAGGCGATATGTTCCGCTCTTGGCCGCCATTTTTCGAGGTTCGTTACTATATCGATCAATTGCTTACGCCGAATGCGTATCGTTTCGTGTTATGTGATAGCTTGATAAGCCGAGAGCATATCCCCTTAGATGGCGATAAAGATGGCATTCCTGGTGGCAACTTTATGGTAGATTTCTATGTTGCGGAAGTACCCCCCACGCCAACATCTTTTCCGACATTATTGGCTCCTACACTCAATGATGCGTCTGATTCTATAATTGCCTTGAACCTAACTGTACCCTCAGGTCAACTGGAGCCAGGTACTGTTATACAACTCGAACGTCGACAAGGCCCCAATAGCGAGATCATTGCAAACTTAAATACGGATGTTTCTACATATGTGGATAGCAACCTGACATGTGCTACACACTATAGTTATCGTACGCGCTTGTTTAATGATGGGGCTAATTTAGGAACATGGTCGCCTTCTCTTGATGTCATTACGGCTGATTGTATCGCCACTTTGAACGAGACGTTCGGCCTCTATAAAGAAGGTCAATGGCTATTCTACATCGTCAATGGTGAACAGCGGCAAGATGTGCGCTTTCAGTTTGGACCTCAGGAACCGGGCTGGACGCCGCTTGTGGGCGACTGGAATGGTGATGGAACCCAGGGCATTGGCCTTTATAAAGATGGCACCTTCAAATTGCGCAGCGTCACCGATGAAGGCGTAGAAGATACCGAGTTTACATATGGCACATCTGGATTTTTGCCAGTCGCAGGCGATTGGAATAATGATGGCAAAGATACCATTGGCGTCTTTGATGGTACACACTTCTATCTGCGCAATAGCAACGATACGGGCCTTGCAGATGTTGTTGTCAATTTTGGTGAGCCGGGTGGCTATCCAATTGCGGGTGATTGGGATGGCAATGGCGTCGATAGCGTCGGGTATTTCCTGAATCATCACTTTTACCTGGCTAGGACAGGTCTATCGCCCTCTATCTATAGAGATTTTAACTTCCTGTCCGTGGATTGGACGCCCATTGCAGGTGATTGGGATGATGATGGCAATGATTCTATTGGCCTCTACAATTCAGGCCTATGGCGGCTGCGTAACTTCCTTACTGAAGGCTCGGTCGACTATGGCTTTACCTATGGCGAACGGACAGAAGGCTGGCAGCCTGTTGCTTTTATGAGTGATGCAGCCACTCTGAATCGCTTGTTTGCGGCTACAGTTCCGGTACCGCGTGTGACGCAAATTCCAGGCCCGACCTTTTCTACGCCAACACCCATGTGGTCCCTTGAGCTTTGTGAGGCAGATATTACTGTCGAATTTGTCAGCTTCGACCCACTTGGGGATGTTCGCTTTCGTGTCACTAATAATCGCCCCGTTATATCGACCCTGGAAGGTTTTAACCTGACCTGGCGTCAAATCTCCGGCCTGAGCTTCTCCCGCATGGTTGCTGGGGGCTATAGTGCGAATGATTTTCCTCCAACGGGCTCAGGGGTTATCGTATGGCTAAATCCAACCGATGGTGATGATATGCCACCCACATCTAGTACAAATGCGGATGATGGCGAGTGGGTAACAGATTTTGCCTTCCCGGGCTATTCATCAACCTTCCTGCATCTGGATTTTACGGGTATGGGGGCTGCACCATTAGATGATCTGGGTGTATTGCCATCTGATTTTAATGGCTCTTCATTTGAGATAAGCTGTGGTGGATCTCTCTCGACCGTTAGCGTGACTTATCCTGGTTTCGCAACAGATAAACTCATGCCGACGTCAACACCCATAACGCCGACGAACACGCCTATGCCGACGTCAACACTGGTAACGCCGACGAACACGCCTATACCGTCACCAACACCGGTAACACCAACGGATACGCCTATGCCGACGTCAACGCCAGTAACACCGACAGATACACCTATGCCGCCAACACCAACGACGACACCAACCCCACTGCCCGCATAGTGAACCAAAAGAGCGTGCCAGGTCGCACGCTCTTTTTATGTTTAACTTATGCTAGCGTTCATCGGTCTTTTGGGGGACCACATCCGTCGTTTCCTGGTACCACGTGAGTAACCGATCTTGCATGGATAGGAGCACATCCCAGTATGTCTCATCATTGATGAGATTGTGTTGTTCGGCTGGATCATAGCGTAAATCGTACAGTTCATCTTGTTCATACAGTCGGCGCACATATTTATAGTCTGATGTGCGGCACATAGCAGCCTTAGAGTGTGTACCATCTTCGCGCCCCTGGATGCTCACACGAGGATAATATAGCGCAGCTGGATCATAAAATGCGGCGCTTTGCTGTTCCATCGCCTGTTCTTCGCCATAGATGCGCCCACCTTCGCAGAAGACAGCGTCCCGGTGTTCATCTTGTTCCCCAACGATGAGTGGCAGCAGCGAACGGCCAAACGAATCGTAACCGGGGTCTATGCTTAGTAAGTCGAACACCGTTGCGGAAAAATCGACAAGTTCAACCAGGGCGTCGCTGATACGTGGTTTACTGGCTACATTGGCAGGGGGCTTAATTAAGAAGGGCACATTCGTCAGACAGTCCTGGAATGTATTCTGTGTCTTTTCTACTAAGCCATAATCCCCCGTAAAGTCACCGTGATCGGAGAAGAAGAAAATCGCGGTATCGTCATAGAGGTTGGCCTCTTTTAGAGCAGAAATGACCTTGCCAAATTGGGCGTCGACGCGGGCACACATGCCATAATAAGTCGCTCTCAGTTCATCCCAGCGCTTTTCTGTCCAGCCCTGCAAATGCTGACCTTCGGCAATGCCTGCCAGAATTTGCGGGAACGGCGACCAATCATCTGGTGCGGGGATTCGCGGGGGTAATTGATCTCGCTCAATCATGCTGAACCAGGGATCTTCCACTCCATAAGGCGGGTGCGGATAACTCAGCGGCAAATAGATACAAAGCGGTTGATCGGCTGGCGCCTGTTTAATTTGTTCGACGGCTCCATCAACCATCGCCCAATCGCTATCGTAATAGACATCATCCGCGCCTGTTTCTAGCTTACCTGCGAAAAAAGAATAGTAATTATCGCCATCTGGGGCACCGCGCCATGTATCTATGCTGTGTAGATTGGGGGCGAGCGGGCGCTGTGGCTTGTATTTCACATCGCAGTACGCATCAAAGCCATTCTGAGCAGGGACGAGATCATTTTTGCCGCCCCACCAGACGAAGTAACCGTTGTCCTTCAGGATTTTGAGCAAAACAGGCTCATCTGGGTGCAGCATATGGAACATAGTGCGGTGGCCGCGCACATGAGGATACCAGCCTGTCATGAAGGAGCAGCGGCTGGGTGTGCAAACCGGGTTCTGGCAAAAAGCATGCCGGAATGACACCGCGTCCTGCTCGGCGAAGGCATCCAGATGTGGGGTGACAGCAGCAGGATTCCCCATGTGCCCCATCACATCACCGCGCCACTGATCCGGGTTAAAAATGAGAATATTTGGACGATCTGACATAAGAAACACAATCCAAGAAGTTATTTTGAATAAAGTATGCCGTAGATGGTAGCGCTAAAATACAACAGGGAGCAACCGCGGTTGCTCCCTGTGGATATAACGCATTTACCAGTTGTGGGCACTCACAAGTTACAGTTCATCCGGGTGCCGTTTGGCTAACTTCTCAGCCGCTGCAGCGCGACCAGTGGCCTTTAAGCGTTCGATATACTGCGGCAGTCGTCCGCGTGTATAAAAAGGCCCACCTTCACGCATGACAGTCATGAGCGGATCAACATCATACTTGCTGGTGAACATCTGATTTTGCTGCCACTCTGCCAATAAGCTCATGGCCTTATCGGCCACATGTGGCAGTTCATCCACCAGATTGGTTTCTTCGTGCGGGTCTTGGGTCAGGTTGTACAGCATGACCTCATCGAGGTCTTTATAGCCGTCGTGATACGTCCTCAGGCAGATGTAATCATCGCCCTGGTAATCAAAGCGTACCCCTCGCTGGCAGGACCATGTGCCCTGGCTGGTCACCACGTAATCGCGCCCGCTTTCTTCACCTGTGCGGAACGCCTCCGCGAAGGATTGACCATCCCAGTTATCCGGGACTGTACCGCCGAGCAGTTCAATGGCTGTAGCGGCCCAATCGAAGTGATAGTGCAGGGCGTTATCGACGCGCTCTGTTTCGCTGATACCCGGCCAGCGGATGAGGAGCGGCACTTTACAGGTGATTTCATCGGCTGTTTGATGATCGCCCCAGATGTTCAGTTCACCGATATTCTCGCCATGATCAGCCCCGATGACGATGATGGTGTCTTCATAGATGCCTAAATCTCTGAGTTTATCGATAATACGGCCGACCCACAGATCTGCATAGAGGATGCCCGTATCGTAGTTATCGACCCATTTACGCACAGCATCCATCGAATCAATGCTGTTGAGGTGGCGTGGTAAGGTCGGGAAGCCTTCCTCACCTGTGAGGCCGTTAGGCTCCTGGGCGCTGTGAGCGCCGAAGCCGTTCCAGCAGCGCTGCCACATCTCTTCTGTGAACCACTCCGGCAGCGGATCATCCGCGAAGGGCTCGCCAAAATCTTCCGGTGACCGGAAAGGTGTGTGTGGGTCCCACAAGTTGATGTGCAGGAACCAGTTTTCGTCCTGTCCGTTGCGCTCCAGCCAATCGAGCGCGACAGGGGCGATTTCGTCCGCGCGTTCACCGCCATTTTTGCCCGTGTTGTAAATTTCGTTAAAGCTAGCGTACCAGTGCCATGCCGCGTGTCGCTGCCCAAATGGGCTGATGGTGACTGTTTTCATGCCTGTTTTGGCGAGGGCCTGCATCCAACCTGTGCGGCTGAAGACATCCTGGTGCCCGCGATTGCGCCCCTCAATATAAGGCTGGGACGCGACGCCGCCATGGTTCACGACGCCAGTATGGAAGCCTGTACGCCCACTCCAAAGGGCTGTGCGCGAGGGCAGACAGGGCGCGTCAGAAATATAGATGTTGGTAAAGCGTGTGCTTTCTTTAGCCAGTTGATCAATATGAGGGGTCGTGTTGCGATGATAGCCATAGCAACCCATATGGTCGGGCCGCAGGCTGTCAATATCAATATAAAGTAGACGCATCGTTAAATCCTTTTGTATGAAGTTTTACGCTCCGGCGACGCGGGGCATCCAAACAGGTTCCATCCCCATTCGCCCGAACAGCAGTGCCTGGACCATCTTTGCGCGGATGTCTGCATAATCCGCATCATCCCATAGATTAACTGTTTTAGCCGGGTCTGTGATGAGGTTGAACAGTTCATAACGCGCTTCTTGCGGGTGATAGTTCATCTGGTACGGGCCGCTGTTGTAACTCTTGATATACATCGACGCTGTTTTGTTGGGCCGGGCTTTGGCAGCGTCGCTTAACGGCTCTTCCTTGAGCATTTCAGCCGTTAAGAATTTTTCCATCAGCGCGGCGCGCAGTTCCGGCTCATCCTGCCACAGGTTGTTCAGCTCGTTCGGGTCTGCTTTGAGGTCGAAAAGTTCCCCGTAGGCTCGGTTATAGTACACCGTGAGCTTGTAGCGATCATCAATATAGGTCTTGAGATAGAGTGTGGTTGGCTGATGCCGATTCTCGACAATGACGTGCTGCCGGCCTATTGTGCTGTCGCCGTTCCAGATGGCTTGTTGATTGTGCCCGGTCATGTCATCTGGAATATCCAGCCCACAATAGCCGAGGAATGTGGGGGCATAATCGACGAGTGTTTGCAGGGTATCGCTGCGTTGGCCCGCCGGGATTTGCCCTGGTAGCCGGGCAATCATCGGTACTTTGATGCCATCGTCATAGTGGAAAGCGCCTTTTGCGATGAGCCCATGCTGGCCGAAGTAATGCCCATGATCGCTTGTGAAGACCACCAGTGTATTTTCTGCGAGCCCAAGCGCATCCAGGTGATCCACGATACGGCCAATGTACTTGTCCATGCAGCTAATCATGCCATAGTAAGTGGCGATGTTTTTTGCCAGCTCATCGCGATCATGCAAATGCGAGTGATAGCCATGCATAGCGTTTCCGTTTATCTCCTCCCATCCTGAAAAATCGGGGTTCTCTTGCTGGGTCATCTGGTGAGCAGGCGGGTTCTTATCGTGCTCGCCAGGGACGACCTGCGGCACTGTGATACTCTCCGGGTCATACATCGTATCCCATGGCTCTGGCACGAGATAATCCGGGTGTGGGTCGAAGAAGCTGGCCCACATGAAGAAAGGCTCGTCTTTTTCCTTAAAGTCGCTGATGAGCGCATTCGTCCGTTCAGCAATCCAGGCATTGTAATGATATTCTTCCGGGATGAGCCACTTTCGCCGTTGAGAATCATTATTCCCGGTTGGTGAGCGGAAATAATCACGCCAGTTGGTCAGGCCCTTTTCTTCCATCCACAGCACATAATGCTGGCCGACATGCGCCTCATCCGTATGATTGCGGGTTAGCTCCACATGGTCGAAGCCGTAAAATGGCCCTTCAAAATCTTGCCAGAAGGTGAAATCTTGCAGCAGGGGATATGATTCCAACGAGGGGAATTCTTCCGTCCCACGCAAAGGCTGGAAGTGCGCCTTGCCGACCAGCGCCGTCTGGTAGCCCGCTTCCTTGAAGCGCTCGCCAACTGTTGGCTCATCTTCAGGCAGTTTGGTGCCCAGGGAATAGGCCCCGTTCTGGCTGGGGTACTTGCCTGTGATGAGGCAGGCTCGCGTTGGCGTACAGGTGGGGTTTGGGCAGTAAGCCCGTGTGAAGAGCGTGCCCTCATCTGCCAATTTATCCAGATGAGGCGTTTGTATCTCCGGGTTGAGACTTCCTAATGTATTCCAGTGCTGCTGATCAGACGTAATCAGCAGCACGTTGAGCTTTGTCATAGCGTCTTTCTTTCTTGGTTGTGATGGCCCATCTTCTGATCAGTCTGATCGTGTGCCTTAGCTCTTAACAGCACCCGCAATGCCTTCGATAAAGTAACGCTGCATGACCAGGAAGAGCAAAATCACAGGGATAATTGCAATTGTCGCGGCGGCTGCCATCCCACTCCAATCTGTGAAGTATTCCCCTCTAAAGGCATACATACCCACGGAAAGCGTGCGTAACTCCGGACGGGCCAACGTCAGGACCAGGGGTAGCAGAAAGTCGTTCCAACTGGCGATGAACTGCATAATGACGACTGTCGCAATGATCGGCTTCGACAAGGGTAGCATGATTTGGAAGAAAACGCGTAGGAAGCCCGCCCCATCGACAATAGCCGCTTCTTCAAGCTCTTTGGGCAATTGGGAGAAGTAGCCCATAAAGAGCAAGATGAAAATCACATTGGCACCGCCACTTTGTGCGAGGATAACGCCAAGCAGCGAACCATCTAATTCCAGATTGCTGATTAACTCAAAAATCGGGATGATGGTATAGCCCTTGGGCAAAAACACCGTTGCGATGAAGATGCCGATCACGATGCGCTTACCGGGGAAGCTGTACCGCCCCAGTGCGTAGCCCATCATGGATGTGGTCATCACCACCAACATGACCGAGCCAATAGCAATCAGGGCCGTATTCAGGAAATACTGGCTGATGTTTGCTTCTACCCACGCTCGTTGGAAGTTCTCAAATGTGAACTGGTCCGGAATCAGGCTGGTGCCGGAGCGGAAAATTTCGTTATTAGTCTTAAAGGACGCGCTCACCATCCACAGGAAAGGGTAAATCCAGATGAGGGCAATCGGCGTCAGGATGAGCGTGATGACGATCTCTCGCAGTCGCTTCGCCTGCAAAGCCATACGCTTGGTATGTTCTTCCGGGGTGATTGCTGTGCTTTGTAGCGCTGCCATTAGATATCCTCCCTCGTGGTTTCTGCCGCTGCGATACCTGCCTTCTCACGGTTCGCCCACCGGGCGGCGACGAACTGCAGGATAGCAATGACCATCACAGCCAGCCCAAAGAAGACCGCCGCCGCAGAGGCATAACCAATGCGTGGTAGCGTCATGCTGTTTGCTGCGCCGAAGGCTGTGCGATAGATGTACACTTCCATCACTTCACTGGCGAAGAATGGCCCACCCTGGGTCATCGTCTGGACCAGCGCGAACACATTCAACGTGCCGACAGCCGTAATCAGCAGAATGACGACCGCAAAGGGCCGGATTAATGGCAACGTGATGAAGAAGAACTTACGCCACCAGTTGGCCCCATCGACTTCCGCTGCTTCGTAAAGCGTCTCTGGGATCGTCTGCAAGGCAGCCAGCCAGTAGATCATCGGGTTGCCAAGCCACTTCCAGATTTCGACGCCGACGACAGCAAAGAGCGATACTTTTGGATCACCCAGGAAGTCAATCGGCCTATTGACGAGCCCCAGGTCCATCAATGCCAGGTTAATTGGCCCGTTAAACGGGCTTAGGATGAACGTCATGACGATACCCACAATAGCCGTCGTCGTCACGACAGGGACGAAGAACATCGTCCTGAAAATGGGTGCCAGCCGCAATGCGCGATCATTCAAAACAATGGCGATAATCAGTGCCAGCGTGAGCTTAATCGGCACGCTCGTCAGCATAAAGACGAAGGAATTCTTAAACGCATTCCAGAATTGCGCATCGCCGATCACTTCCTGATAGTTGGCAATGCCGATGTAGTACGGCGCGCTGGTAAAGCCGGACCATTGGAAGAACGAATAGTATGCCGATGCGATGATAGGGTAGAGCGTGAACATAGCCGTCAGGATCAGGGATGGCAGCATGAATACATAAATCCAGCGATTATCCATGATGCGCTGACGTAAGGTGCGTTTGTTGATGTCAGAAGTTATGATACTGCCCGACGTCACATTAGAAGGAATCGGGATAGACATGGCTTGCTCCTAGGCTTCACCGAGTGGGTTACAGGGGATGCGTCAAGTGACCGCTCAGAGCGATGATGAGGGGCACAGCAGGGAGAAACCCCTGCTGTGTGGTCCTATGCATGGCTGATCTGCGGTTATGAAGGGCGCTTCACCCTGCCACAGGGTCGCTTACGTCAAATCAGCGTAATTTTCTTCGCTGTAGTCTGCTGTGGGATCCCAATTCGGGAAGACGTAATCATCACGAGAGACCTCAGCACCTTTTTCCTGCGCGGCTGCAATCGCACGATCAAGCTCTGCATTGCAGCGGTCGCTCAGGTCTTGTAAGGCCCCTGCGATATCCGTGATTTGCTCGGTGTAAATACCCTGGATGATTTCTGGCAAGCTCGGCGTGACGGCGCGTAATTCTAACGCGACATCGGCAGTTTGCTGGTTGCGGACAATCGGGCTGGGCCCAACGCGAATTTGCTCGTTGAACATCAACAGCGCCTTACGTTCCAGCTCGTGCATATCGGCAACTTCAATCGCCTCTGCAAAGATAGCCGGGTCTGCTGCGCCAACATAGGTTGCCCAGGCGATCTGGCCTTCTAGGGTGCCTAGATAGTGGAAGATGTCGCCAGCGATCTGCTTATTTTCCTCTGGTGCATCTGCGTAGATGTGGATTTCGTTATCGCCACCCGGCGCCACCGTTAGCGGGATGAGGGTGTCTGGGTCGAGAAGCGGCTGTGAACCAATGTCGAAGTTAAAGTCTGGGTTTTCTCTCAACCAGATCGGGATGTTCCATGGACCCTGCAAGATCATACCTGCGGCACCTTGTGGCATACGCGCACGGGCTTCTGGCGCGTTCATAGAGAGCGAACCTGGGAAGACGCTGCCATCATCACGCAAGCGCAGCAAGACGTTGATCGCTTCTGCAAAGAGGGGATCCGTATAGGGCATTTCGCCTGTGCGCATATCGACGTAGAAGTTGCCGACAGGCATGCAGACGGCCCCAGCCATACGAGCAAAGCCCAGGACAATATCGCCCCAACGATTGACCTGATTGCCACCAACGATGAAGCCAAAGTAGCGACCGGCACCATTTTCGGTAATCTTACGGGCAACTTCGACGAATTCGTCGGCTGACATGGGGCCGCTGGTTGGGTCGAAGCCGGCTTCTTGCATGTACTCGACGTTGTAGAGCAGGTGCGTGCTGGTG
The Phototrophicus methaneseepsis DNA segment above includes these coding regions:
- a CDS encoding choice-of-anchor Q domain-containing protein, translating into MPKKHHTLVLAMLLMGLALGMTVIAQNVVVPPMLAPQDALSITSPEVGEPDFTINSTADTIDANPGDGQCADAGGLCTLRAAIMESNVLRLTQTIYIPAGTYLLTIPGADEDASATGDLDILAPVLIVGEDQATTIIDGNSLDRVFHVSFVDDYQSRGNSAITSVTIQGGNAPYGAGILHEKGKWTVQFSIVKDNYAYGQYPCGSSAGAAAYAAGPTSFLFLYTTITENRTPSISTNTTLGAIAGLNEVPALIYSSVYDNETDWAVVLAKSDCSMEPDEIHTIMQYSTIANNAGGAIYVYDMYADLQSFTVSGNAQGILLDNPSDTTSPLSEPFKIDALTVANNGSYGLKIDGDYDHVTVTSSILTGHAQDCDASVALALSSGYTIASDHSLYTQGACPVEDSATNLFNTDPLLLPLADNGGYTLTHAVAENSPAIGNGLCGNDQRGYIPVRPLACTTGSYEYNDAGTDFPPTLNLLDSTDSSFVILPDEPMQLTRRIFFEMRGDMYDPLGNTAPNDVTNPANYLLAMPGADNTFQTSSCAAGIQGDDVAVPVTKILHGNPWPVNYGDTTLASGIYGSAGMLEFDALAVGGTEHYLPAGDYRFFICDNLQDVNGIYLDGDVDYMSGGEFVREFNNIQLPLPSVPNLEVHYDDPYTNKDIEPGESTEIDDNVKYFRLVFNVPMDGYQITDPAHIQFIQGGSNGYVETESCDALNGDDELLTVDSLETGETIGDMFRSWPPFFEVRYYIDQLLTPNAYRFVLCDSLISREHIPLDGDKDGIPGGNFMVDFYVAEVPPTPTSFPTLLAPTLNDASDSIIALNLTVPSGQLEPGTVIQLERRQGPNSEIIANLNTDVSTYVDSNLTCATHYSYRTRLFNDGANLGTWSPSLDVITADCIATLNETFGLYKEGQWLFYIVNGEQRQDVRFQFGPQEPGWTPLVGDWNGDGTQGIGLYKDGTFKLRSVTDEGVEDTEFTYGTSGFLPVAGDWNNDGKDTIGVFDGTHFYLRNSNDTGLADVVVNFGEPGGYPIAGDWDGNGVDSVGYFLNHHFYLARTGLSPSIYRDFNFLSVDWTPIAGDWDDDGNDSIGLYNSGLWRLRNFLTEGSVDYGFTYGERTEGWQPVAFMSDAATLNRLFAATVPVPRVTQIPGPTFSTPTPMWSLELCEADITVEFVSFDPLGDVRFRVTNNRPVISTLEGFNLTWRQISGLSFSRMVAGGYSANDFPPTGSGVIVWLNPTDGDDMPPTSSTNADDGEWVTDFAFPGYSSTFLHLDFTGMGAAPLDDLGVLPSDFNGSSFEISCGGSLSTVSVTYPGFATDKLMPTSTPITPTNTPMPTSTLVTPTNTPIPSPTPVTPTDTPMPTSTPVTPTDTPMPPTPTTTPTPLPA
- a CDS encoding sulfatase-like hydrolase/transferase, coding for MSDRPNILIFNPDQWRGDVMGHMGNPAAVTPHLDAFAEQDAVSFRHAFCQNPVCTPSRCSFMTGWYPHVRGHRTMFHMLHPDEPVLLKILKDNGYFVWWGGKNDLVPAQNGFDAYCDVKYKPQRPLAPNLHSIDTWRGAPDGDNYYSFFAGKLETGADDVYYDSDWAMVDGAVEQIKQAPADQPLCIYLPLSYPHPPYGVEDPWFSMIERDQLPPRIPAPDDWSPFPQILAGIAEGQHLQGWTEKRWDELRATYYGMCARVDAQFGKVISALKEANLYDDTAIFFFSDHGDFTGDYGLVEKTQNTFQDCLTNVPFLIKPPANVASKPRISDALVELVDFSATVFDLLSIDPGYDSFGRSLLPLIVGEQDEHRDAVFCEGGRIYGEEQAMEQQSAAFYDPAALYYPRVSIQGREDGTHSKAAMCRTSDYKYVRRLYEQDELYDLRYDPAEQHNLINDETYWDVLLSMQDRLLTWYQETTDVVPQKTDER
- a CDS encoding sulfatase, whose product is MRLLYIDIDSLRPDHMGCYGYHRNTTPHIDQLAKESTRFTNIYISDAPCLPSRTALWSGRTGFHTGVVNHGGVASQPYIEGRNRGHQDVFSRTGWMQALAKTGMKTVTISPFGQRHAAWHWYASFNEIYNTGKNGGERADEIAPVALDWLERNGQDENWFLHINLWDPHTPFRSPEDFGEPFADDPLPEWFTEEMWQRCWNGFGAHSAQEPNGLTGEEGFPTLPRHLNSIDSMDAVRKWVDNYDTGILYADLWVGRIIDKLRDLGIYEDTIIVIGADHGENIGELNIWGDHQTADEITCKVPLLIRWPGISETERVDNALHYHFDWAATAIELLGGTVPDNWDGQSFAEAFRTGEESGRDYVVTSQGTWSCQRGVRFDYQGDDYICLRTYHDGYKDLDEVMLYNLTQDPHEETNLVDELPHVADKAMSLLAEWQQNQMFTSKYDVDPLMTVMREGGPFYTRGRLPQYIERLKATGRAAAAEKLAKRHPDEL
- a CDS encoding carbohydrate ABC transporter permease, which gives rise to MAALQSTAITPEEHTKRMALQAKRLREIVITLILTPIALIWIYPFLWMVSASFKTNNEIFRSGTSLIPDQFTFENFQRAWVEANISQYFLNTALIAIGSVMLVVMTTSMMGYALGRYSFPGKRIVIGIFIATVFLPKGYTIIPIFELISNLELDGSLLGVILAQSGGANVIFILLFMGYFSQLPKELEEAAIVDGAGFLRVFFQIMLPLSKPIIATVVIMQFIASWNDFLLPLVLTLARPELRTLSVGMYAFRGEYFTDWSGMAAAATIAIIPVILLFLVMQRYFIEGIAGAVKS
- a CDS encoding carbohydrate ABC transporter permease — protein: MSIPIPSNVTSGSIITSDINKRTLRQRIMDNRWIYVFMLPSLILTAMFTLYPIIASAYYSFFQWSGFTSAPYYIGIANYQEVIGDAQFWNAFKNSFVFMLTSVPIKLTLALIIAIVLNDRALRLAPIFRTMFFVPVVTTTAIVGIVMTFILSPFNGPINLALMDLGLVNRPIDFLGDPKVSLFAVVGVEIWKWLGNPMIYWLAALQTIPETLYEAAEVDGANWWRKFFFITLPLIRPFAVVILLITAVGTLNVFALVQTMTQGGPFFASEVMEVYIYRTAFGAANSMTLPRIGYASAAAVFFGLAVMVIAILQFVAARWANREKAGIAAAETTREDI
- a CDS encoding ABC transporter substrate-binding protein, coding for MKISRRKFLQMTSAGSLGMFLAANGFRLAAQDDAIQIIPSGAELPTADATFRWVDSGDQKAVFWNAFFEKYQEAHPNIHVQYDALPWNEIAQVVPLGVRNGTAHDVFQRPLAVTLAQAVSEGWVAALDDYIPNFAEWKANFPPGVFVEGITGFDGKTYSFPATSNKRTSTHLLYNVEYMQEAGFDPTSGPMSADEFVEVARKITENGAGRYFGFIVGGNQVNRWGDIVLGFARMAGAVCMPVGNFYVDMRTGEMPYTDPLFAEAINVLLRLRDDGSVFPGSLSMNAPEARARMPQGAAGMILQGPWNIPIWLRENPDFNFDIGSQPLLDPDTLIPLTVAPGGDNEIHIYADAPEENKQIAGDIFHYLGTLEGQIAWATYVGAADPAIFAEAIEVADMHELERKALLMFNEQIRVGPSPIVRNQQTADVALELRAVTPSLPEIIQGIYTEQITDIAGALQDLSDRCNAELDRAIAAAQEKGAEVSRDDYVFPNWDPTADYSEENYADLT